In the Lysinibacillus sp. PLM2 genome, one interval contains:
- a CDS encoding proline dehydrogenase has protein sequence MPILRDFFIKLSENQLLNSAAQRYGLKLGAQSVVAGTNIPEVIESMKELNRQGISCTVDNLGEFVYERSEAIKAKEQILEVIEAIHENGVDGHISVKPSQLGLDIDYDFCYENLMEIVGKAHEYNMHVNFDQETYARLQPTFDLMEKISETYDNVGSVIQSYFFNAKENVEKYKNYRLRIVKGAYKEPADVAYQDKQDIDLNFIEIIEYHLLHGKFTSIATHDHNVINHVKQFVKDNNISKDKFEFQMLYGFRKDMQLDLAKEGYNFCTYVPFGSDWYGYFMRRLAERPQNINLVTKQVFNKKTNTVLGVAAAAFFLGRLTKKNK, from the coding sequence ATGCCAATATTAAGAGATTTTTTCATTAAATTATCCGAAAACCAATTACTAAATAGTGCCGCACAACGATACGGCTTAAAATTAGGTGCTCAAAGTGTTGTTGCTGGAACAAACATTCCGGAAGTTATCGAAAGCATGAAAGAATTAAACAGACAAGGCATTTCATGTACTGTTGATAACTTAGGTGAATTCGTTTACGAACGTTCAGAAGCTATTAAAGCAAAAGAACAAATTTTAGAAGTAATCGAAGCAATTCACGAAAATGGTGTAGACGGACATATCTCTGTTAAACCATCTCAACTTGGTTTAGATATAGATTATGATTTCTGCTATGAAAACTTAATGGAAATTGTTGGTAAAGCTCATGAATATAATATGCATGTTAACTTCGACCAAGAAACATATGCACGCCTTCAACCAACATTTGATTTAATGGAGAAAATATCAGAAACTTATGACAATGTTGGAAGTGTTATTCAATCTTATTTCTTCAACGCTAAAGAAAACGTAGAAAAGTATAAAAACTACCGTTTACGTATTGTAAAAGGTGCTTATAAAGAACCTGCTGATGTTGCTTACCAAGACAAACAAGATATCGATTTAAACTTTATTGAGATTATCGAATATCATTTATTACATGGTAAATTCACATCAATCGCAACACATGACCACAACGTAATTAATCATGTAAAACAATTTGTTAAAGATAACAACATTTCTAAAGACAAATTCGAATTCCAAATGCTATATGGATTCCGTAAAGATATGCAATTAGACCTTGCTAAAGAAGGATATAACTTCTGTACGTACGTACCATTCGGAAGCGACTGGTATGGTTACTTCATGCGTCGTCTTGCAGAACGTCCACAAAACATCAATCTTGTAACAAAACAAGTTTTCAATAAGAAAACAAACACAGTTCTTGGTGTAGCTGCTGCTGCATTCTTCTTAGGACGTTTAACTAAAAAAAATAAATAA
- the desR gene encoding transcriptional regulatory protein DesR → MIRIVIAEDQGMLLGAMKSLLNMEDDMKVVGLAKNGEEAIQLVEQLQPDICIMDIEMPGKTGLDAAEFLFEQQYDCKIIILTTFARPGYFERARKAGVRGYLLKDSPIEELVQSIRTIMDGRRIFAPELVDFVYEDDSENPLTERESQVLELVAEGKTTKEIASELYLSTGTVRNYISTILDKLGVGNRIEAISRFKEKGWNK, encoded by the coding sequence ATGATTCGAATTGTAATCGCTGAGGATCAAGGAATGTTACTTGGCGCGATGAAATCGCTATTGAATATGGAAGATGATATGAAGGTAGTGGGACTTGCTAAAAACGGTGAGGAAGCAATTCAGCTAGTTGAACAATTACAGCCTGATATTTGTATCATGGACATAGAAATGCCTGGAAAAACAGGTCTGGATGCTGCAGAATTTTTATTCGAACAGCAATATGACTGCAAAATCATTATATTGACGACTTTTGCTAGACCCGGCTATTTTGAAAGGGCTAGAAAAGCAGGTGTAAGAGGATATCTACTAAAGGATAGCCCTATCGAAGAGCTTGTTCAGTCTATACGTACAATTATGGATGGTCGAAGAATATTTGCTCCTGAACTAGTAGATTTTGTTTATGAGGATGATAGTGAGAACCCGCTAACTGAAAGAGAAAGCCAAGTTTTGGAGCTAGTGGCTGAAGGGAAAACTACGAAAGAGATTGCCTCTGAACTTTATTTATCAACAGGGACTGTTCGTAATTATATTTCCACAATACTAGACAAACTAGGTGTAGGGAATCGAATCGAAGCAATCTCAAGATTTAAAGAAAAAGGCTGGAACAAATAA
- the desK gene encoding sensor histidine kinase DesK, with protein MHSWYTLFPKNPWVSIYVWVIFCIMPFYFIIRTYSYIQIYIGIILILIYFLSHWFSFNSKNGLVYMWISFEMVLNVVMTLMFGYAYLSLFTAFFIGNIRNAVGFYIMYGLHIGITVLAIVAGYFFRLHLFISQTPFIIITVIGVVLLPFTLYSRNKRENLVGELEVAKERIAELIIFEERQRIARDLHDTLGQKLSLIVLKSELANRLVKKNDEQAISEIKDIRQTASIALKEVRELVSNMRATTIGQELVRIEQILKAAEIRYEINGDIHKLKIPVLIENVLSMCLKEAITNIVKHSGAKSCKIIVKQNDNDITITIIDDGKGMDLSNILYGNGLRGMEERLEFINGTLTIESDKGTRLNISVPLAITHQEGSE; from the coding sequence ATGCATAGTTGGTACACGTTATTCCCTAAAAATCCTTGGGTTAGTATATATGTTTGGGTTATTTTTTGTATTATGCCCTTTTACTTTATTATTCGAACGTATTCATATATTCAAATTTATATTGGTATTATTTTAATACTGATATATTTCCTATCTCATTGGTTCTCGTTTAATTCTAAAAATGGTCTTGTCTATATGTGGATAAGCTTTGAGATGGTATTAAATGTTGTCATGACTTTAATGTTTGGATATGCCTATTTGTCACTTTTTACTGCGTTTTTTATCGGCAATATTCGAAATGCAGTAGGGTTTTATATAATGTATGGATTGCATATAGGTATTACAGTTTTAGCCATTGTGGCAGGGTACTTTTTTAGACTCCATTTATTCATCTCTCAAACACCGTTTATTATAATTACTGTAATAGGTGTTGTTTTATTACCTTTTACACTATATAGTCGCAACAAAAGAGAAAATTTAGTTGGGGAACTTGAGGTGGCGAAGGAACGGATTGCAGAGCTTATCATTTTTGAGGAACGCCAGCGAATTGCACGTGATTTGCATGATACGTTAGGGCAAAAATTATCTCTTATCGTTTTAAAAAGTGAATTAGCAAATAGACTAGTGAAGAAGAATGATGAACAAGCCATTTCTGAGATTAAAGATATACGCCAAACGGCGAGTATTGCATTAAAAGAAGTACGTGAACTTGTTTCAAACATGCGTGCAACTACTATCGGTCAAGAGCTGGTTCGTATTGAACAAATACTAAAGGCTGCTGAAATTCGGTATGAAATAAATGGGGATATTCATAAATTAAAAATTCCTGTATTAATCGAAAATGTTTTAAGTATGTGTTTAAAAGAAGCAATAACAAATATTGTAAAGCATAGTGGTGCGAAAAGTTGTAAAATAATAGTAAAACAAAATGATAATGATATAACCATCACAATTATTGACGATGGAAAGGGTATGGATCTCTCGAATATTTTATATGGTAACGGCTTAAGAGGAATGGAAGAAAGACTCGAATTTATCAACGGTACGCTAACAATTGAAAGTGATAAAGGTACAAGGCTTAATATAAGTGTTCCACTTGCCATTACACATCAAGAAGGAAGTGAATGA
- a CDS encoding fatty acid desaturase translates to MKMSDAEKTKQLRKEVAPFAKSERNKSTLQMINTILPLLVIWGLGYTVVQFSPWLAVACSVLASAFVVRTFIIFHDCTHGSFFKNKKANDILGNITGILTSFPYSKWRREHLIHHASSGNLDKRGIGDIDMLTVDEYLAKSKLGRLAYRIYRNPLVMFGLGPIYLVLVLNRFNSKDAKKKERMNTYFNNIMMLLICAALIYFFGWTSFLLVHGVTIFIAGSLGIWLFYIQHTYEDSYFEYDPEWDFVKAAVEGSSFYKLPKVLQWVTGNIGYHHVHHLAPRVPNYNLEEAHKSIPPLQKATTITLRTSLESIRYKLYDPNQKRFVSFKEVEKKVRVKNKSIHA, encoded by the coding sequence TTGAAAATGTCTGATGCAGAAAAAACGAAACAATTACGCAAAGAAGTTGCACCTTTTGCTAAATCAGAAAGAAATAAAAGTACACTTCAGATGATTAATACAATACTTCCACTTCTTGTCATTTGGGGACTAGGATATACTGTTGTCCAGTTTTCTCCATGGCTTGCGGTAGCGTGTAGCGTTTTAGCTTCAGCATTTGTAGTTAGAACCTTTATTATTTTTCATGATTGTACACATGGTTCCTTTTTTAAAAATAAGAAGGCGAATGATATCCTTGGAAATATAACGGGTATACTAACGTCTTTCCCATATTCCAAATGGAGACGTGAGCATTTAATCCATCATGCTTCTAGTGGTAACTTGGATAAACGTGGAATTGGTGATATTGATATGCTAACGGTCGATGAATATTTAGCAAAATCAAAATTAGGTAGACTTGCATATCGGATTTACCGTAACCCACTTGTTATGTTTGGATTAGGTCCAATCTATTTAGTGCTTGTGTTAAACCGTTTTAATAGTAAAGATGCTAAAAAGAAAGAGCGAATGAACACATATTTTAACAACATTATGATGCTTCTTATTTGCGCGGCACTCATATATTTCTTTGGGTGGACTTCCTTTTTATTAGTTCATGGGGTTACGATATTTATCGCTGGATCCCTTGGAATTTGGTTGTTCTATATCCAACATACGTATGAAGATTCGTATTTTGAATATGACCCAGAGTGGGATTTTGTTAAAGCCGCAGTAGAAGGTAGCTCATTTTATAAATTGCCAAAGGTGTTACAATGGGTAACAGGAAACATTGGTTATCATCACGTTCACCATTTAGCTCCAAGAGTTCCGAATTATAACCTTGAAGAGGCTCACAAATCTATTCCACCGTTACAAAAAGCAACGACTATTACACTTCGAACGAGTCTAGAGTCTATTCGATATAAGCTTTATGACCCTAATCAAAAAAGATTCGTATCTTTTAAAGAAGTTGAAAAGAAAGTGCGTGTTAAAAATAAATCAATCCATGCCTAG
- a CDS encoding N-acetyltransferase, with protein sequence MIRPMTLEDLEVVNEIYNDAILNTTALYKYSPETIEQRIEWFNAKQQNNDPSFVFEEDGEIAGFATYSQFRPYPAYKYTVEHSVYVHNNHQRKGIGTKLLKHLIAEAEQRQVKTIIACIDSSNEGSIIAHEKLGFYYNGKINNAGYKFGRWLDIVYYQLDLKGPDIPNEN encoded by the coding sequence ATGATTAGACCAATGACATTAGAAGATTTAGAAGTAGTAAATGAAATTTATAATGACGCAATCTTAAACACGACAGCCCTTTATAAATATTCACCTGAAACAATCGAGCAAAGAATTGAATGGTTTAATGCAAAACAACAAAACAATGATCCAAGTTTTGTTTTTGAAGAAGATGGTGAAATTGCTGGGTTTGCAACCTATTCTCAATTCCGACCATATCCAGCATATAAGTATACAGTTGAACATTCTGTCTATGTACATAATAATCATCAAAGAAAAGGTATTGGCACAAAACTATTAAAACACTTAATTGCTGAAGCAGAGCAAAGACAAGTTAAAACGATAATAGCTTGTATTGACTCTAGCAATGAAGGCAGTATTATCGCGCACGAAAAGCTTGGCTTTTACTATAATGGAAAAATTAATAACGCAGGCTACAAATTCGGTCGCTGGTTAGATATCGTCTACTATCAGTTAGACTTAAAAGGACCAGACATCCCAAATGAAAACTAA
- a CDS encoding glutamate carboxypeptidase — translation MLERLVNKDSGSHYKKGVDAVGKLISNEYKQLNFTIDAVHQTEVGNHLFLRHKEAKNPKIVILGHLDTVFKEGTVKERPFMIRGSRAYGPGVIDMKGSHVTLLYAIKALIKNGEEEAVKNVHLFFNSDEEIGSTTSHVLIENVSLGKQYALVMEPARPDGSLVSSRRGGGHYILKVYGKASHAGISPEEGISAIEELSYKVVRLQKLNKASDGINVNVGIIRGGESANVICPYAEAIIDIRIDQAEQGIWIDQEIRKICSVSDVPGAILELEGGIHRSPMVKNEGTNRLLEIVQEVGEEMEVELKDVSTGGNSDASFTSNVGVPTLDGLGPVGGNAHSDEEYLEIPSLVERSLLLANIIKKLSY, via the coding sequence ATGCTTGAGCGGCTCGTAAATAAAGATTCAGGAAGTCATTATAAAAAAGGTGTAGATGCGGTTGGGAAATTAATTAGTAATGAGTACAAGCAATTAAATTTCACCATTGATGCAGTACATCAGACAGAGGTTGGGAATCATCTTTTCTTACGACATAAAGAAGCGAAAAATCCAAAAATCGTCATTTTAGGTCACCTTGACACAGTATTTAAAGAGGGTACTGTGAAGGAGCGACCATTTATGATTCGCGGTTCAAGAGCTTACGGTCCTGGAGTAATTGATATGAAAGGAAGTCACGTCACACTTCTATATGCTATAAAGGCATTAATTAAAAATGGAGAAGAAGAAGCTGTAAAAAATGTACATCTTTTTTTCAATAGCGATGAAGAAATTGGTTCAACTACTTCTCATGTATTAATAGAAAATGTATCATTAGGTAAACAATATGCTCTTGTGATGGAACCAGCACGTCCTGATGGTTCGTTGGTTAGTTCACGTAGAGGTGGAGGGCATTATATTTTAAAGGTTTATGGGAAAGCTTCTCATGCAGGAATTTCACCGGAAGAGGGAATTAGTGCGATTGAAGAATTATCTTATAAAGTTGTTAGACTTCAAAAGCTCAATAAAGCATCAGATGGAATCAATGTCAATGTTGGTATTATAAGAGGTGGAGAATCGGCAAATGTGATCTGTCCATATGCTGAGGCGATAATCGATATAAGAATTGATCAGGCCGAACAAGGTATTTGGATAGACCAAGAGATTCGGAAAATCTGTTCCGTTTCTGATGTCCCGGGAGCCATCCTTGAATTAGAAGGTGGCATTCATCGTTCGCCAATGGTAAAAAACGAAGGAACCAATCGTCTTCTTGAAATAGTTCAAGAGGTTGGAGAAGAGATGGAAGTTGAACTAAAGGATGTATCTACAGGGGGAAATTCTGACGCTTCTTTTACTTCCAATGTGGGCGTACCGACATTAGATGGATTAGGTCCAGTAGGTGGTAATGCTCATAGTGATGAAGAATATTTAGAAATTCCATCATTAGTAGAGCGTTCATTACTTTTAGCCAATATTATTAAAAAATTAAGCTATTAA
- a CDS encoding ABC transporter ATP-binding protein yields MNDQNILLEVKGLAKYFEAKEGFTSKKYLKAVDDISFHVYEGETLGIVGESGCGKSTTGNLLVHLLEKTKGTIIFNGKNFDELTKEELRNLRSDIQMVFQDPFSSLNPRMRVKDIIAEPIRTHTKKSKKEIDQEVTELMEAVGLDISYLNRYPHEFSGGQRQRIGIARAIALRPKLIICDEPVSALDVSIQAQILNLLIQLQKDYNLTFIFIAHGIPAVKYISDRIAVMYLGKIVEITTKDQLFERPLHPYTVSLVSAVPLPDPTVRDQRERMILDGDVPSNVDIPAGCRFHTRCPIATELCKKEEPKLVEYELGHEVACFYPMNGRKGEVVFQ; encoded by the coding sequence ATGAATGATCAAAACATTCTATTAGAAGTAAAAGGGCTTGCTAAATATTTTGAAGCAAAAGAGGGATTTACTTCAAAAAAGTATTTAAAAGCAGTAGACGACATTAGTTTTCATGTTTACGAGGGAGAAACTCTTGGTATTGTAGGAGAATCAGGCTGTGGCAAATCAACAACGGGGAATTTGCTCGTCCATTTACTCGAAAAAACGAAAGGTACTATTATCTTTAACGGGAAAAACTTTGATGAATTAACAAAAGAAGAACTAAGAAATTTACGATCAGACATACAAATGGTATTTCAAGATCCGTTTTCTTCTCTAAATCCAAGAATGCGAGTGAAGGATATAATTGCAGAACCAATTCGAACGCATACAAAAAAATCAAAGAAAGAGATTGATCAAGAAGTGACTGAGTTAATGGAGGCGGTCGGATTAGATATATCCTACCTTAATCGTTATCCCCATGAGTTTAGTGGAGGGCAACGTCAAAGAATTGGAATTGCGAGAGCCATCGCATTAAGACCAAAACTTATTATTTGTGATGAACCCGTTTCTGCTTTAGATGTATCCATACAAGCGCAAATATTAAATTTATTAATCCAGCTTCAAAAGGATTATAATTTAACGTTTATTTTTATTGCCCATGGTATACCAGCAGTAAAATATATTAGCGATCGGATTGCCGTCATGTATCTCGGAAAGATTGTGGAGATTACAACAAAAGATCAGTTGTTTGAAAGGCCGCTACATCCATATACCGTTAGCTTGGTTTCTGCTGTTCCACTACCAGATCCAACAGTACGTGATCAGCGAGAGAGAATGATATTAGATGGTGATGTACCTTCAAACGTGGACATTCCTGCTGGCTGTAGATTTCATACAAGATGTCCGATTGCAACAGAGTTATGTAAAAAGGAAGAGCCTAAATTAGTAGAATATGAACTAGGCCACGAGGTAGCATGCTTTTATCCAATGAACGGAAGGAAGGGAGAAGTAGTTTTTCAGTGA
- the appD gene encoding oligopeptide transport ATP-binding protein AppD, with the protein MSVLDVVLKVDDLHTSFKTTSGYVPSVNGVSLQVRKGETLAVVGESGSGKSVTALSIMGLIEKPGVIEKGSIQLENKELTKIKEKEYRKIRGNEITMIFQEPLTSLNPLFTIGNQIGESIRLHQGLDKNETKQKVIELLNHVGIPRAEKIYYSYPHTLSGGMRQRVMIAMALSCKPKLLIADEPTTALDVTIQAQILELMKNLKKENQTAILLITHDLGVVAEMADHVAVMYAGQIVEYTNVFSLFKNPNHPYTKGLLNSTPKLYEKHEELESIKGTVPSPTAMPKGCRFNPRCPLAMEKCYEENPPLIQFESQHFTRCWLVDEGGELNE; encoded by the coding sequence ATGAGTGTATTGGATGTAGTTTTAAAGGTAGACGATTTGCATACATCTTTTAAAACAACTTCGGGATACGTTCCATCAGTAAACGGTGTATCCCTTCAAGTAAGAAAGGGTGAAACATTAGCTGTTGTAGGGGAATCAGGTTCCGGAAAAAGTGTCACTGCGCTATCAATAATGGGATTAATTGAAAAACCAGGAGTAATCGAAAAGGGTAGTATTCAATTGGAGAATAAAGAATTAACCAAAATAAAAGAGAAAGAATATCGCAAAATAAGAGGAAACGAGATTACAATGATCTTTCAGGAACCTCTTACTTCCCTTAATCCTTTATTTACAATTGGTAATCAAATCGGGGAATCTATCCGGTTACATCAGGGGCTCGATAAAAATGAAACGAAACAAAAGGTAATTGAGTTATTAAATCATGTTGGTATTCCAAGGGCTGAAAAGATTTATTATAGTTATCCGCATACATTGAGCGGTGGTATGCGTCAGCGTGTCATGATTGCGATGGCTTTATCCTGTAAACCGAAATTGTTAATTGCAGATGAACCAACGACAGCATTAGACGTAACGATTCAAGCTCAAATATTAGAACTAATGAAAAACCTGAAAAAAGAAAACCAAACTGCCATCTTGTTAATTACCCATGATTTAGGAGTCGTTGCCGAGATGGCTGATCATGTGGCGGTAATGTATGCAGGACAAATCGTAGAATATACGAATGTTTTTAGCCTATTTAAGAACCCAAATCATCCATATACGAAAGGTTTACTGAATAGTACACCTAAACTATATGAAAAACATGAGGAGCTGGAATCGATTAAAGGAACAGTACCATCGCCGACCGCCATGCCAAAGGGGTGTAGGTTTAATCCGCGTTGCCCACTTGCGATGGAGAAATGCTACGAAGAAAATCCACCGTTAATCCAATTTGAATCTCAACATTTTACACGGTGTTGGTTAGTGGATGAAGGAGGTGAGCTAAATGAATGA
- a CDS encoding peptide ABC transporter permease, with protein sequence MEQSLEKTHTVRTKSTRFRLFKSLLKSKTGFVGLLIVLLVVFVAIFAPFLAPYDPAQINPTKMLKPPIWIEGSDPNHLLGTDNLGRDILSRIIYGSQVSLLVGISAVVLAGIIGIIAGLVSGFYGRWVDMILMRLVDSFLAIPNVLFALVFLAIFDSSVPTLIVVIGITNWVAYARVVRGETLSIKEREFVKAARTIGVKNYIIIIRHILPNVMSSFIVISTLSVASTILLEASLSFLGLGIQPPTVSWGGILSDGRDYLATSWWLATLPGVAITITVLGIIFLGDWLRDVLDPRTEK encoded by the coding sequence ATGGAACAAAGTTTAGAAAAGACGCACACAGTTCGTACGAAGTCTACTCGTTTTCGATTATTTAAATCTCTTTTAAAAAGTAAAACTGGTTTTGTTGGATTACTTATTGTACTCCTCGTTGTCTTTGTGGCGATTTTTGCTCCTTTCTTAGCTCCGTACGATCCTGCTCAAATTAATCCAACTAAAATGCTAAAACCGCCAATTTGGATAGAGGGCAGTGATCCAAATCATCTACTCGGTACAGACAACCTTGGTCGGGATATTCTAAGTCGCATCATTTACGGTTCTCAAGTGTCATTGCTCGTTGGGATATCAGCGGTGGTGTTAGCGGGAATCATCGGGATTATCGCAGGGCTCGTATCAGGTTTTTATGGACGTTGGGTCGATATGATTTTAATGAGGTTAGTCGATTCATTTTTAGCCATTCCGAATGTATTATTTGCCCTCGTATTTCTAGCAATCTTTGATTCAAGTGTTCCGACACTGATAGTTGTTATTGGTATAACCAATTGGGTGGCATATGCGCGTGTCGTTCGAGGAGAGACTTTATCAATAAAGGAACGGGAATTTGTTAAAGCTGCTCGAACAATTGGTGTAAAAAATTACATTATTATAATACGTCATATCTTACCAAACGTAATGTCTTCTTTTATAGTCATTTCTACATTAAGTGTTGCCTCTACCATTTTATTAGAAGCATCCTTAAGTTTCTTAGGATTAGGTATTCAACCACCTACAGTTTCTTGGGGAGGTATTTTAAGCGATGGACGGGATTACTTAGCGACGAGCTGGTGGTTAGCTACTTTACCTGGTGTTGCTATAACAATTACAGTACTTGGCATTATCTTTTTAGGGGATTGGCTTCGAGATGTCCTTGATCCAAGAACGGAAAAGTAA